From the genome of Rattus rattus isolate New Zealand chromosome 6, Rrattus_CSIRO_v1, whole genome shotgun sequence:
GATGTCTGCACTGTTAACCATTTTCCCCAACTAGACTGCCTGAGGTCTAATGCCTTAACCAATACCACATATTTGTGAATTTTATGCCCTTTAACTCCCCTTATTAACTTCCATTACAATATTTCATGCTCTAAATAAGTATAAGATAACTTTTCCATACCCTTAACTTTCAGTGATGAATTTTTAACTCTGTAAAACAGAGTACTCGTTATTGCAAAAAGGAATTTGCTTACAAAATTACATGTCCCATAGGGTGGTGTCTCTGCtacctagttttatgtcaagttgacacaagctagagttattttagaagagggaacctcaactctgaaaagggaaacatcagactggcctgtgggcatgcacatggtacataatcttgattaatgattgatttgATATGGAAGAGCTGACCTCATTATGGACATTTTccacctgggctggtggtcctaggtacCATGAGAATGTAGACTGAGCAAGCTATAAGTAGCAATGTTGTAAACAACACAACTCCATGATTTCTTCACCAGTTCTTGCTTCCAGGAGCATGTCTTGAGTTTTTCCCCAGCCTCCCTGGATGAAGAACTATAGGCTGTATGGTGAAATAATATCTTTCCCCAACTTGCTTAAAATCgtggcattttgttacagcaaacAAAAAGCCTAACCAAGACAGAATCTGTTTGTAGAGTATGGGGTATTTTGGTGACAGAACtagccatttgatatttgaaAAATGTGGAAGGATTTGGAAATTTTGGGCTGTAAAATACATAGAATGCTGATCTTAGTGATCATCCTGTGTGGTCTTAATCTATAATGCTGAGACCAGTGCAGATGATAGAGGCTAGTCTTATGAAGTTCCACACGGAAGTTAGAGAGTTTCTTAAATATTCTGTGATggtcatttatattttaagttaagaACCACCAACGTGAATGCTTTACCTTGCTGGAACAATTAAATCTTCTTAAATGTAACTTGGGCTCATCACACAGACATGGTGGTATAGATAGTTCTGAGGCTGCATCTTGTGCAAGCATCAACTTTGGTAGGTTAAAAATCTCTCAGGATATACTGGTTCTGAAGACAGGAAGGGATCAGGGAACGATGCTGGGACTTGTAACTTTTTGGCAAGTCTAGAGTCCAGGAACAGTGTCATAGAGAGGCTACCCATGAAGCCTCAAATCAGTTGAAGTACAGATCTAAGCAATCTGAGATGTCAGTATCCCAGGACATCTACAAAGGGAAGCAGCGGCAGATGCTGTGGGCTGAAGCCAATTTGAGGCTAGGAGACAAGTTGTGCTATGGAAGACTTTCTGAGTAGTGTAGAGGATTCTTAATGAGTTGAAAAATATGACATACCTTTATTCCTGTTGGACTTTGTTGAATTTGATTGTGACATTGCCCtagttcttccttttttaaacaagaaaatatttaagttgTGATTTACTTTACAGGGGCCCACAATTAAGAGACATTGAACTTTTAAAGGGATTTTGTAGTTTTATGGAGAATTTGGAGTTTTACAGAGTCTATAAGTATTTTAGAGAAATTTTGAAATTGTTAGGAAAACAATATTTTAGAGACTGAAAATTTTGGAGAAGCTTTGAATGTTGAAAGAgatttgaagatttaaaaaattgaagttataaagAATGTTCAACTTTTACATTGTGATGTTGATATTAGTATGATatcttgggaaagaaaaaagagacaaggtTATATTATTGCTCTGATGTGTTTGACTGTCAACATGAGAAATATTCACCTGTGCCATCTATTtggtttgtctatctgtctgtatctctgtctgtctgtttgtttgacaCAAGGTAGATCATtttgagagagggaaaggaatgtCAGTTCAGATAATTCTTTTACCAAACTGACAGGTGGGCCAATTAGTGGTGAATTTGCTTGATGGGTACTCTACAAGAGAGGGCCCAGCTCAGTGTGAGTATAGGTGCTGGACTGGTGAATACTTAAGAATGCAGACAAGGACAACCAAGAAGCAAAAAGCCAAGAATCAAATATCACACTTCCATGATTGTCCATCAGTTCTTCCCTAGAGGTCCCTGCCTTAAGTTCCTCCCACAACCACCCTGGATAATGGATTAATAACAGTCACATGCAATACAGGCTTTCCTACCCAACATgggtttggtcatggtgttttagtaAGTCAGTGTCTTATCAAGAAACTGTAGCattcccaacatataaaaaagacacatgctccactatgttcatcgcagccttatttataatagccagaaggtggaaagaacccagatgcccttcaacagaggaatggatacagaaaatgtggtacatctacacaatggaatattactcagctatcaaaaacaatgactttatgaaattcgtaggcaaatggttgaaactggaaaatatcatcctgagtgagctaacccaatcacagaaagacatacatggtatgcactcactgataagtggctattagcccaaatgcttgaattaccctagttgcctagaacaaatgaaactcaagacggatgatcaaaatgtgaattcttcactccttctttaaaaggggaacaagaatacccttggcaggggagagagaggcaaagattaaaacagagactgaaggaacacccattcagagcctgccccacatgtggcccatacatatacagccaaccaattagacaagatggatgaagcaaagaagggcaggtcgacaggagccggatgtagatcgctcctgagagacacagccagaatacagcaaatacagaggcgaatgccagcagcaaaccactgaattgagaataggacccccattgaaggaatcagagaaagaactgtaagagcttgaaggggctcgagaccccatatgtacaacaataccaagcaaccagagcttccagggactaagccactacctaaagactatacatggactgaccctggactctgacctcataggtagcaatgaatatctagtaagagcaccagtggaaggggaagccctgggtcctgctaagactgaacccccagtgaactagactgttggggggggcggcaatgggggaggtggggagggaacacccataaggaagggggagggggggggggatgtttgcccggaaaccgggaaagggaataacactcgaaatgtatataagaaatactcaagttaataaaaaaaaatgacaggtaaaacaaaaaacaaacaaacaaaaagaaactgtagCGTTTCAACAAAATATAGAGGACTTTGATGAATATTAACTTGTAATTGGCATATCAGGAAACTTGAGGAGAATCAAACTCAatcatggaaggagaaaatgtagACTCCTGTGAAGTCTGTATTTCAAGACCCATTTGGGCCATTTCCTTTAACATTGTTATAGGGGATAATGCCCAATTCTTTTAATTATAGTTATATTTCATATGCTGAAGGCAAATATGCAGTAAGCTCCTGCTGACATTTGCCCACTTTGCTCTTCTCTTAGAGGCTGTACTGGATTGAGATTACGAACATGGAAGATGCACTTTCAGAGTATTACACAAAGACTGAATTGCTTACCTGAGGTTTCTGGAGAATACTCCATTCCAATGTTCTGCTGTATTGTAATTTCTTatcttttatcttctgtttcaGGCAGAAATGGAGCTGACCAGTCACTATGATATCCCTTATCTCTCCGAGAGCACAAATATAACGCATGGCATGAGAGAACcagcaggcaaaatatccacaaAAACCCACCTGTGCTGGAACACTGCCATGTTTGGTGTGTAAAGAGCATCTTCTTATTTAACTAGTGTCCACCTTCCACAGGCTCATGGCTGTTTCTATGTTCAGGAGGAGATGACTGGAACTCAGTCTTAGAATATTTAAGATCACACTTGGAGGAAATGGCAGATTGTGGGTGGAATGAGAATGGTTTGAGTTCACAGATCACAATTCCCAATAGTTGCTATATAAATATGTTAAGAAATTGGTttcacaataaataaagaaagccCCCAAATGGAATAAGTGCATACCAGATCCATGAGACATCTTTCAATGGGAAGGACTGGTTTCTTTCACACAATTCCTCATTCAAACTCACCCAAAATAGTTAAACTCTGTAATATTTTTGATAATCAAGATGTTATGAATGAAAATCAAGTAATATTCTTTCCTGCTCTAGGAAAACCAATACATGCTAAATAAGAAAAGACATTCTATGACATGTATAGTATTTAATGTTGAAGGAACTCATACAATGATTCAGCCACGATGGGAGACAGGATTCAGCCATGGCTCAGCTCAGGATGAGTGAGAGTGTGAGGATGATGTGTGGGGTGTGAGGTGGAGCTGAGGTCTTCAGTGGAATAAGGTGAGGGGAGCAGAGTTGTCAAGGAGTGATGAGTGagtttccattcttttctcctcagCCACTGTTCTCATATACGATGAGTAAGTACAGCAGACTCTACACTAATTCTAACATAAGGAATACCTTTTTCTCTGAAATAGGTATTGGGATTACAGCTAACagcctccttcttctcttccacatCTTCAAGTTTATTCGTGGGCAGAGGTCCAGACTCACTGACCTGCCCATTGGTCTCTTGTCCCTAATCCACCTACTGATGTTACTGATGATAGCATTTATAGccacagacatttttatttcttggaaGGGGTGGGATGACATCATATGTAAATTACTTATCTACCTGTACAGATGTTTTAGAGGTCTCTCTCTTTGTACCACCTGCATGTTGAGTGTTCTGCAGGCCATCATTCTCAGCCCCAGAAGCTCCTGTTTAGCAAAGTTCAAACATAAGTCTCCCTATCACGTCTCCAATGCCATTATTCTCCTGAGTGTCCTCTATATGTTCATTAGCAGTCACCTCTTAGTATCCATCAATGCCACCCCCAATTTGACCACAAACGACTTTATGTATGTTACTCAGTCCTGCTCTATTCTACCCATGAGTTACCTCATGCAAAGCATGTTTTCTATGCTGCTGGCCATCAGGGATGTCTTTCTTATTATTCTCATGGTCCTCTCGACTTGGTACATGGTAGCCCTCTTGTGTAGGCACAGGAAACAGGCCCAGAATCTTCGAGATATAAGTCTTTCCCCAAAAGCATCTCCAGAGCAAAGGGCCATCCAGACCATCCTGATGCTCATGAGCTTCTTTGTCCTGATGTCCATCTTTGACAGCATTATTTCATGCTTAAGAACTATGTTTGTGAATGATCCAACATATTACTATATTCACATATTTGTGATGCACATCTATGCCACAGTTAGCCCTTTTGTGTTTATGAGCATTGAAAAACATATAGTTGACTATTTGAGGTCCATGTGTATGAGGGTGATGAATGTTTGAATATTCATTGATAGACAAATCAATCCTTTAAGAGGAGTCAATGTAGGCATCGGGACTGTCAAGCATTTTGTGTTGTCTATGTACTTTGGCATATGTGAAATATGAAGCTGTTTTACTTTATCCAACGTGATGGTAAATATGTAATAGAAATTAAACTAAATAACCTTCAATATGTgacaaagatattttttattttattttatttttattttacagtgggTGGGTCTTTAAGTGTGTCCTCCGAGGTGACCCTTGCCCATGATGGTCTTATCCTACATTGTTTGTAAGTATGTTGTAGcgtgtaatttttaaaatcattctatACTATTGCTAGCTACTGTTCAGCAACAGCATTCTCCCCGCTTCCATGCCTATCCCCAAGTTGTGCTAGCCTATTTTCCCAGTCTACCTTCTGCTGATCAGCTCACATTCCCAGTCATCTGTGCCCTGTGGCTACTCTGCCAAGACTGGTTATCAACCCTGAACCTGTGTAAAGAAAACTCCAGAGACTTACAATTTATCACTCTGTTTTAACTGTAAAGTCTCAAtcaacaaaatacccaaacaaagaGCACAAATctcaattaatatttatataagatgcccacctagattggacaaattgccCTATATTACGCTCTTGTCCTTCTATGATATCCACAGCTACCTGTGACAATTTGAAGCCATGTGGATCAAGTTACTCTTCGTCTCCTCTAGGTTCCATCTTGTCTCCTcatttccatctctcttctctgtccccgTCTCTCTGTATTCATCTCTAAAACTCTTAGTTGTCCTTTTGCCACTGTCCAGTCACAAACTCTAGCCTTATCTTTCACATGCTCTCACTGTGTACAGACAGCAATTTGCAGTATGTGACCACTTCAAGTACATtttgatgtttctattttctcttatCTGTATTTTGACAAAGTAGAGAAACATTTCTCGCCATAAGAAGTGGTATGatccagaaagaaaatgagttacACACATAACTTTCAAAACAGAGATATGTGCAAAGGGCACACATTAACTTGTACAGCAATTCTAAGAATATCAGGATTTAAAATTCCCaagatttaaaatagaaagaacagtCTAGAGTGAAAAGAACATATGACCAAACACAGACTCTGTATGGTGTGGGATAGTGTTCGATCTTTAAGTGTAAGGCAATTTCAGGGCTGGGTGCTATGGGATGGAGccctgaaaaacagaaaatacccACACCAACTGGCCAGCTCCCTCTAATTTCAAGAGACTACCCTATTCCTCTCTTGACATACTATTCCTTCTCTAGTCTGCACAAATTAAATAGCTTCTGGTAAGTTCTGTTACTTGGGAAACCATTACTGCTTATAAGACCATTGGGTAAACTATATTAAATAGTTTAGCAAGTCAAGCTAACAATAAGTCACTCTAGATTGTTAAATCAAGGAAAAACAGGGGGCataaaaactttctaaaatttaaCTTGGAGCTCAGGTTTTGGACTGATGTCTCTAggcctgtgttttctttataataagCTGACTTTTGATTTCAGTCTGGTTGTCTCATCCTTAGTTGCTTCCAGCAACAATGGAATATGGACAAACCATGAAATTGTTATGGTGTTATGGAAAGTAATATAactcagtgagagaaaaaaagttttatgtGGATTGGCTGATAGAGGGTGGCAATAGAGTTAGACACACAAAATCATGCCATTTGGAGGTTCAAGAAAAAGGGTAACAgaacttattttgtttgttcgATAAATAGAATTTCGATTCAGCATGGAAACAAGTGTCCTAGATCTGTATGTTTATGAgaaatatgatgtatatgtactcACTCATACTTATTGAGTGTTTAGAATAATCAAATGGCATCCTTGaatatttttgtgcttcctcaTAATAAAGACATATCATCTTCATACAGATATCACAGCATTGTCTCTAGGGATCCTGAGGTTCAGTGGATAAAATATTCACTGCAcaacaaagacctgagttcagatacccaACATTCACATATCACTAGAAAAAGAATGCAAGGCATCTTTCATCCTAGAGTTGTTATATGCAGATGGGAGGTGAATTCCAAGGATCTCTGTAATAGTTAGCCCGGCCCATACAGTAGAGAATAACAAGACACCCAACCTTAAACAAAGTGGTAAGTCTGGACCAGTGTAGTAGGCCCAGTGAAATCTGTTCTCTACATGCATATCATGACGAATGGGTGCTTACATAAAcagacatgaacacatacacacacacacacacacaccacatacacaaatgtaaagTGATTCACATGAAGTCAAATAATgacaagaatataaataaaatatagaatgcaATTTTTCAATAACAAAACCTTGTGACAAACATGTACTAAACACAGATT
Proteins encoded in this window:
- the LOC116903006 gene encoding vomeronasal type-1 receptor 94-like, with product MSEFPFFSPQPLFSYTMSKYSRLYTNSNIRNTFFSEIGIGITANSLLLLFHIFKFIRGQRSRLTDLPIGLLSLIHLLMLLMIAFIATDIFISWKGWDDIICKLLIYLYRCFRGLSLCTTCMLSVLQAIILSPRSSCLAKFKHKSPYHVSNAIILLSVLYMFISSHLLVSINATPNLTTNDFMYVTQSCSILPMSYLMQSMFSMLLAIRDVFLIILMVLSTWYMVALLCRHRKQAQNLRDISLSPKASPEQRAIQTILMLMSFFVLMSIFDSIISCLRTMFVNDPTYYYIHIFVMHIYATVSPFVFMSIEKHIVDYLRSMCMRVMNV